A single uncultured Acetobacterium sp. DNA region contains:
- a CDS encoding ABC transporter permease translates to MKKNIIFYNRIGFITLFNREIHRFMKVPVQTVLAPLISNILYMLIFGGMLQTREVGIDGVNYLHFLVPGLATMGAIFAAFQNPAFSIISQKFQNTIQDLNSYPISITEKILAFVFGGMFRGVLVGILTYVATGFFVGYEVEHPLFFVLSLTATSFVFASVGLIAGLVLDNFEKMNFMLAIIITPLTYLGGVFFEVSKLPGFLSSIIYINPIFPLVNVSRYAYIGVCEGNIYIHVLITIALVISSFVVAAYIFKKGIGIKTV, encoded by the coding sequence ATGAAAAAAAACATCATATTTTATAACAGGATCGGTTTTATAACGCTCTTTAATAGAGAAATTCATCGTTTTATGAAGGTGCCTGTTCAGACTGTTCTCGCACCCCTTATTTCGAACATTTTGTACATGTTGATTTTCGGGGGGATGCTGCAAACCAGAGAGGTTGGCATCGATGGGGTAAATTATCTTCACTTTCTGGTGCCAGGTTTAGCAACGATGGGAGCAATATTTGCCGCTTTTCAAAATCCGGCCTTTTCAATCATTTCGCAGAAATTTCAAAATACGATTCAGGATTTGAATAGCTATCCCATCTCGATTACCGAAAAGATTTTAGCATTTGTTTTTGGTGGCATGTTTCGAGGTGTTCTAGTTGGCATACTAACCTATGTGGCAACTGGTTTTTTTGTTGGCTACGAAGTTGAACATCCACTCTTTTTTGTTCTGTCACTAACGGCAACTTCGTTTGTTTTTGCTTCCGTTGGTCTAATCGCTGGCCTGGTATTGGACAATTTCGAAAAAATGAATTTTATGCTTGCTATTATTATCACCCCACTTACGTATTTAGGCGGCGTGTTCTTTGAGGTTTCCAAACTGCCCGGTTTTTTATCCAGTATTATCTATATCAACCCCATTTTTCCGCTGGTTAATGTTTCCCGGTATGCATATATCGGTGTTTGCGAAGGCAATATCTATATCCATGTTCTGATCACAATTGCTTTAGTTATTAGCTCTTTCGTAGTTGCAGCATACATCTTTAAAAAAGGGATTGGGATTAAAACGGTATAA
- a CDS encoding metalloregulator ArsR/SmtB family transcription factor, with protein MENIDLVKIFKALSSEQRLNIFKMLYEWNQTTSEATTDCLCSEEGVEKCFTKTCDCLDLSKSTISHHFKELENAGLINCTRIGQSSVCKINMEAVQAIRDFLK; from the coding sequence ATGGAAAATATTGATTTAGTAAAGATTTTTAAGGCGCTTTCAAGTGAACAACGGTTAAATATTTTTAAAATGCTTTATGAATGGAATCAGACAACTTCTGAAGCTACCACGGACTGCCTGTGTTCTGAGGAGGGGGTAGAAAAGTGTTTTACTAAGACATGTGATTGTCTGGATTTATCAAAGTCGACCATTTCTCACCATTTTAAAGAGCTTGAAAATGCCGGTTTGATCAACTGTACCCGAATTGGACAAAGTTCAGTTTGTAAGATTAATATGGAAGCCGTTCAGGCGATCAGGGATTTTTTGAAATAG
- the gatB gene encoding Asp-tRNA(Asn)/Glu-tRNA(Gln) amidotransferase subunit GatB, which yields MEYEIVIGMEIHIELGTKTKIFCSCPTEFGQDENTHTCPVCLGMPGVLPVLNEKVVEYATRAGLALNCEIAHFSKMDRKNYFYPDLPKAYQTSQFDLPICTGGVVEIDMDGVKKDIGITRIHIEEDAGKLLHESADGTLLDVNRCGVPLIEIVTEPDLRSAEEARAFAEKVRNILEYTGVSDCKMEQGSMRFDVNLSIREKGSEVLGTRTEMKNLNSFRALIRAVQYESKRQIIEIKKGHTIIQETRKWDDTKGTSSSLRSKEEAHDYRYFPEPDLVPIVLEPAYIEKIKNELPELPEAKKKRYIDEYKLPEYDAGVLTTTGVTARFFEESVALYNEPKQISNWMMVEIPPLLKEKELSMENITITPAQLVELLKLVKNNEISGNTGKEVLKEMFTTGKNPGDIVKEKGLAQMSDTGELEAIIEEIVSANPKSVEDIGAGNEKAYGFLTGQVMKATKGKANAQVANELIRTVVARHLA from the coding sequence ATGGAATATGAAATTGTCATTGGAATGGAAATCCATATCGAATTAGGCACAAAAACAAAGATATTCTGTTCCTGCCCAACTGAGTTTGGTCAGGATGAGAATACCCATACCTGCCCAGTTTGTTTAGGAATGCCCGGGGTTTTACCAGTATTGAATGAAAAAGTCGTGGAGTACGCCACCCGAGCCGGTTTAGCCCTGAATTGTGAAATTGCCCACTTCAGCAAAATGGACCGAAAGAATTATTTCTATCCGGATTTACCCAAAGCCTATCAAACCTCCCAGTTTGACTTACCCATCTGTACCGGTGGTGTGGTTGAAATCGACATGGATGGGGTTAAAAAAGATATTGGCATCACTCGAATCCACATCGAGGAAGATGCCGGCAAGTTGCTTCATGAATCAGCCGATGGGACGTTGCTGGACGTTAACCGCTGTGGGGTACCGCTGATTGAGATCGTCACCGAACCGGATCTGCGCAGTGCCGAAGAAGCACGGGCTTTTGCTGAAAAAGTCAGAAATATACTGGAATATACCGGCGTCTCTGACTGTAAAATGGAACAGGGCTCAATGCGTTTTGACGTGAATCTGTCGATTCGGGAAAAGGGATCTGAAGTACTGGGAACCCGAACCGAAATGAAAAACCTGAACTCTTTCCGGGCGCTGATCCGGGCCGTTCAATACGAAAGCAAACGCCAGATCATCGAGATTAAAAAGGGTCACACGATTATTCAAGAAACCCGGAAATGGGATGACACCAAAGGCACTTCTTCTTCACTTAGAAGTAAAGAAGAAGCCCACGATTACCGTTATTTCCCCGAACCGGACCTGGTGCCGATTGTCCTGGAACCGGCTTATATCGAAAAAATCAAAAATGAATTGCCGGAACTGCCGGAAGCAAAAAAGAAGCGCTATATTGATGAATACAAATTACCGGAATACGATGCCGGGGTTTTAACCACCACTGGCGTCACCGCCCGATTCTTTGAAGAGTCAGTTGCTTTGTACAACGAACCCAAACAGATTTCTAACTGGATGATGGTAGAAATTCCACCGCTGTTAAAAGAAAAAGAACTCAGCATGGAAAATATCACCATTACCCCGGCGCAATTGGTAGAATTACTGAAACTGGTCAAAAACAATGAAATCAGCGGAAATACCGGTAAAGAAGTGTTAAAAGAAATGTTTACTACCGGTAAAAACCCAGGCGATATTGTCAAGGAAAAAGGTCTTGCTCAAATGAGCGATACCGGGGAACTGGAAGCCATCATTGAAGAAATCGTTTCGGCTAATCCCAAATCGGTTGAGGATATTGGTGCCGGCAACGAGAAAGCCTATGGTTTCTTAACTGGTCAGGTGATGAAAGCAACCAAGGGAAAAGCCAATGCCCAGGTAGCCAACGAACTTATTCGGACTGTTGTAGCCAGACATCTGGCATAA
- the gatC gene encoding Asp-tRNA(Asn)/Glu-tRNA(Gln) amidotransferase subunit GatC has product MSLTREDVIYVANLARLEFSDDEVTALSDQLGAVLDYAETLSGLDTSKIKATEHVLAVQNVFREDEIKPCLTNEEALANAPESEAGCFKVPRVME; this is encoded by the coding sequence ATGAGTTTAACACGAGAAGATGTCATCTACGTGGCCAATCTTGCCCGTTTGGAATTTTCAGACGATGAAGTGACCGCCCTGTCCGATCAACTGGGTGCAGTGCTGGATTATGCCGAGACCCTCAGCGGATTAGATACCTCAAAAATAAAAGCCACCGAACATGTATTGGCAGTGCAGAACGTCTTTCGGGAAGATGAGATCAAGCCCTGTCTGACCAATGAAGAAGCTTTGGCCAATGCACCGGAAAGCGAAGCCGGGTGCTTTAAGGTTCCCCGGGTTATGGAATAG
- the rdgB gene encoding RdgB/HAM1 family non-canonical purine NTP pyrophosphatase yields MRTILLATGNRDKAKELKAILGQDFEVRTMKDFGVEIEIVEDGLTYEENALIKVRALKPYAQGKDVIIMGDDSGLSVDCLNGEPGIYSARYAGENVTYTDNNEKLLKEMTGVPEEQRGASFITAIAMIFPDGRELTCEGLVRGKIAFEYCGKGGFGYDPLFIHEASGCCYGEMTKDEKNRLSHRAMAIEKAREILSQKI; encoded by the coding sequence ATGAGAACAATACTTTTAGCCACCGGAAATCGGGATAAGGCCAAAGAGCTTAAAGCCATACTGGGACAGGATTTTGAAGTCCGTACGATGAAAGATTTTGGCGTTGAGATTGAAATTGTTGAAGACGGTCTGACCTATGAAGAAAACGCTCTGATTAAGGTTCGGGCATTGAAACCCTATGCCCAGGGTAAAGATGTTATCATTATGGGAGACGACTCCGGGTTGTCGGTAGATTGCCTCAATGGCGAACCGGGGATCTATTCGGCGCGTTATGCCGGTGAAAATGTCACCTATACCGACAATAATGAAAAACTCCTAAAGGAAATGACTGGTGTGCCGGAAGAGCAGCGGGGGGCGTCCTTTATTACCGCTATCGCGATGATATTCCCTGACGGTCGGGAATTGACCTGTGAAGGTCTGGTCAGAGGTAAAATCGCCTTTGAGTATTGCGGAAAAGGTGGGTTTGGCTATGATCCTTTGTTTATCCATGAAGCATCGGGATGTTGCTATGGAGAGATGACCAAGGACGAAAAAAACCGGCTGAGTCATCGGGCGATGGCCATTGAAAAAGCCAGAGAAATACTGAGTCAAAAGATTTAA
- the ligA gene encoding NAD-dependent DNA ligase LigA, translating into MSNTRIEALKKTIEAYNRAYYLDDAPLVSDYDYDQSMQELIALETEHPEWVTPDSPTQRVGGSPSEGFEKVVYSRPKLSLSNAFDAGDLRDFDRRVRQTCPEANYVVEYKFDGLTVVLNYENGLFIQGATRGDGEVGENVTTNLKTIRTIPLRLPESITLEVRGEVFMGKADFEKLNQRRQLEEESPFANPRNAAAGSLRQLDPRLTASRPLDIFVFNLEAVAGFEPKTHTETLAYLRTLGFKTSEVKSFSDIEAIIDYCSLMEVERRNLPFEIDGLVIKVDELSFREMLGNTSKSPRWAMAYKFAPDQAITTVDAITVQVGRTGALTPVAELAPVSLAGSVIARATLHNEDNIRDKDIRIGDHVVIQKAGDVIPEVDHVVFEKRSGNEVVFQMPKHCPVCNEPTFRIDGEAVTKCLNMACPAQVFRKLVHFTSRDAMNIEGLGPGVLRLLMDEKLVINPVDIYHLDQKREQLVTLEKLGEKSVDNLLAGIEASKKRELSRLVFGLGIPLVGARGAKILAENYQKMDNLIQAEAEDLKEIFEIGEKMATEIVDFFQTPTNIEIIRGLEESGLNMIQESRVDSQTLAGKTFVLTGTLPTLDRREAKTLIEANGGKVASSVSKKTDFLLSGEKSGSKYAKAQELGIAIIDEEQFLALVTSGGFDL; encoded by the coding sequence ATGAGCAATACCCGAATTGAAGCATTAAAAAAAACAATTGAAGCCTATAACAGAGCCTATTATCTCGATGACGCGCCTCTGGTTTCGGACTATGACTACGATCAGTCAATGCAGGAACTGATTGCGTTAGAAACCGAACATCCCGAATGGGTCACCCCGGATTCCCCGACCCAACGGGTTGGCGGAAGTCCTTCAGAAGGTTTTGAAAAAGTGGTCTACAGCCGTCCCAAGCTTAGCCTGAGTAATGCTTTCGATGCCGGCGATCTTCGGGATTTTGACCGTCGGGTGCGGCAGACTTGTCCTGAGGCAAACTATGTAGTAGAATACAAATTTGACGGTTTAACGGTGGTCCTCAACTATGAAAATGGTCTATTTATCCAGGGTGCCACCCGGGGTGATGGCGAAGTGGGGGAGAATGTTACCACTAACCTTAAAACGATCCGAACCATTCCATTGCGCTTGCCGGAATCGATAACCCTGGAAGTTCGGGGTGAAGTGTTTATGGGCAAAGCCGATTTTGAAAAACTGAACCAGCGTCGCCAGTTGGAGGAGGAAAGTCCTTTTGCCAATCCGAGAAATGCGGCGGCGGGATCCCTGCGGCAATTGGACCCCAGGCTAACGGCGTCCCGGCCATTGGATATTTTTGTCTTCAATCTGGAAGCAGTGGCAGGCTTTGAGCCCAAAACCCATACCGAGACGCTGGCTTATTTAAGAACCTTGGGTTTTAAAACCAGTGAGGTTAAATCGTTTAGTGATATCGAAGCAATCATTGACTACTGCAGTCTGATGGAAGTGGAAAGACGAAACCTGCCCTTTGAAATTGACGGTCTGGTGATCAAAGTTGATGAATTATCTTTTCGGGAAATGCTGGGAAATACCTCTAAAAGCCCCCGTTGGGCGATGGCCTATAAATTTGCGCCAGACCAGGCGATTACCACTGTGGATGCCATTACTGTCCAGGTCGGACGAACCGGCGCCTTAACCCCGGTGGCTGAACTTGCGCCGGTGTCATTGGCAGGATCAGTGATCGCTCGGGCAACCCTCCATAACGAAGATAATATCCGCGATAAAGACATCCGTATTGGCGACCATGTGGTGATTCAAAAAGCCGGAGATGTGATTCCAGAGGTGGATCATGTGGTGTTTGAAAAGCGATCGGGAAACGAGGTTGTTTTTCAAATGCCAAAACACTGTCCGGTTTGTAATGAACCCACCTTTCGGATTGATGGCGAAGCCGTTACTAAATGCTTGAATATGGCCTGTCCGGCGCAGGTGTTCCGAAAACTGGTACACTTTACCTCAAGAGATGCAATGAACATTGAAGGTTTGGGACCGGGAGTGCTGCGATTGTTGATGGACGAGAAACTGGTGATCAACCCGGTGGATATCTACCATCTGGATCAAAAAAGAGAACAGCTGGTCACGCTTGAAAAGCTGGGCGAAAAATCGGTGGACAATCTTTTAGCTGGAATTGAAGCTTCTAAAAAACGGGAACTATCCCGACTTGTTTTTGGTTTGGGAATTCCGCTGGTGGGTGCCAGAGGGGCCAAAATTCTAGCTGAAAATTATCAAAAAATGGACAACCTGATCCAGGCTGAAGCGGAGGATCTCAAAGAAATTTTTGAGATCGGTGAAAAAATGGCTACTGAAATTGTCGATTTTTTCCAGACTCCCACCAACATTGAAATCATCAGAGGCTTGGAAGAATCGGGGCTGAATATGATTCAGGAAAGCCGCGTGGATTCTCAGACCCTGGCCGGAAAGACCTTTGTGCTGACCGGAACCCTGCCCACCCTGGACCGACGGGAAGCCAAGACACTGATCGAAGCCAATGGCGGGAAGGTAGCTTCCAGTGTCAGTAAAAAAACCGATTTTCTCTTATCTGGAGAAAAATCTGGCTCTAAATATGCCAAGGCTCAAGAGTTGGGGATTGCAATAATTGATGAAGAACAATTTTTAGCCCTTGTCACCAGTGGTGGATTTGATCTATAA
- a CDS encoding metallophosphoesterase, translating into MKIGVMSDSHGNLKAVKQAAEEMGQVDVIIHLGDYVEDALYLRTLTNIPVHILKGNLDSFADDGSMSLETTLGGFKIFACHGHKYGVKNDLHRIYYAGLEKNAQVILYGHTHQAYIEDDGRILIMNPGSVGAPRMGDPESYGLITIENGEIDAKIIPLWNDNR; encoded by the coding sequence ATGAAAATTGGAGTTATGAGTGACAGCCATGGTAATCTGAAAGCGGTGAAACAGGCCGCTGAGGAAATGGGTCAGGTGGACGTAATTATTCATCTTGGAGACTACGTGGAAGATGCTCTCTATCTACGAACGCTCACCAATATCCCGGTCCACATCCTAAAGGGAAACTTGGATTCTTTTGCTGATGACGGCAGTATGTCGCTGGAGACGACCTTGGGCGGATTTAAAATTTTTGCCTGTCATGGCCATAAATATGGTGTGAAAAATGATTTGCACCGCATTTACTATGCCGGTCTGGAAAAAAATGCCCAGGTAATTCTCTATGGTCATACCCACCAAGCATACATTGAAGATGATGGCCGAATCTTGATCATGAATCCTGGTTCGGTGGGGGCCCCCAGAATGGGTGATCCTGAAAGCTATGGGCTGATTACCATTGAGAATGGCGAAATTGATGCAAAAATTATCCCGCTGTGGAACGATAACCGATAA
- a CDS encoding ABC transporter ATP-binding protein, with protein MLKINNVSMTYQKGKKEALKDVNLNIEEGEFTALLGQNGAGKSTLINILAGNVKKTSGTVTIGGYDIDKKELETKKIIGIVPQDTGYDFVFTVDEALKKQSGYFGIKNNKEYIDELLEALYLTEKRSARIRDLSGGMRRRFLIAKALVHKPKILILDEPTAGVDIEMRHTLYDFLIKLHESGTTIILTTHYIEEAEKLCKRIVIIDGGKIIADEPKEELMDAFSRESVIEVHFDVALNLADFDFLSEYHPHIEDKTRLQLKASKKDLSKVFKQLSERNMEFTNLVVERPKLEDIYLNIINR; from the coding sequence ATGCTTAAAATTAACAATGTGTCAATGACCTATCAAAAGGGCAAAAAAGAGGCGTTAAAAGATGTTAATCTAAATATTGAAGAAGGTGAATTTACAGCCTTGTTGGGCCAAAATGGGGCGGGAAAAAGCACCTTGATCAATATCTTGGCTGGTAATGTCAAAAAGACAAGCGGTACTGTAACGATCGGAGGGTATGATATTGATAAAAAGGAGCTTGAAACAAAAAAAATAATCGGGATTGTTCCTCAGGACACCGGTTATGATTTTGTCTTTACGGTTGACGAGGCCTTAAAAAAGCAATCGGGTTATTTCGGGATCAAGAATAATAAGGAATACATTGATGAACTTTTAGAGGCGCTATATTTAACTGAAAAAAGAAGTGCCCGAATAAGGGATCTTTCCGGTGGGATGAGAAGACGGTTTTTAATTGCCAAGGCGTTGGTTCATAAACCTAAAATTCTCATTTTAGATGAGCCCACCGCTGGCGTTGATATTGAAATGCGCCATACCTTGTATGATTTTTTAATCAAGTTGCATGAATCCGGAACCACCATCATTCTCACCACCCACTATATTGAAGAAGCGGAAAAACTGTGTAAGCGGATTGTGATCATTGATGGCGGTAAGATTATTGCTGATGAACCAAAAGAAGAGCTGATGGATGCTTTTTCCAGAGAATCTGTCATTGAGGTTCACTTTGATGTGGCGTTAAATTTGGCAGATTTTGATTTCTTAAGCGAGTATCACCCGCATATCGAAGATAAAACAAGACTTCAGCTGAAGGCCTCAAAAAAGGACTTATCTAAAGTCTTTAAACAACTTTCAGAGAGAAATATGGAATTTACCAATCTGGTGGTGGAAAGACCAAAACTGGAAGATATTTATTTAAATATCATAAATCGTTAG
- the rph gene encoding ribonuclease PH, which yields MENIEEIKELAEINKRIDGREAHEQRPMVVTRHFIKHAQGSVLIEVGDTKVICTAMVEDKVPPFLKGQKKGWITAEYEMIPGSTNTRKSRDRNRGKIDGRTMEIQRLIGRSLRSVIDLNKLGERTLWIDCDVIQADGGTRTAAITGSFLALHDALSDLVEKGKIKEMPITNFVAATSVGIYQGEAIVDLCYEEDSNAEVDMNMVMTETGEIIEIQGTGEERPFNKEELQKMLTLGEESIKKIIAFQKDTLLG from the coding sequence ATGGAAAACATTGAAGAAATAAAAGAATTAGCAGAGATCAACAAACGGATCGACGGCCGCGAAGCGCATGAACAAAGACCAATGGTTGTTACCCGACACTTTATTAAACATGCTCAGGGATCCGTGCTCATTGAGGTCGGAGATACCAAGGTAATTTGTACTGCCATGGTGGAAGACAAGGTCCCGCCGTTTTTAAAAGGACAGAAGAAGGGCTGGATTACCGCCGAATATGAAATGATTCCCGGGTCAACCAACACCCGCAAAAGTCGAGATCGCAACCGGGGGAAAATTGATGGCCGGACCATGGAAATTCAACGTTTAATTGGCCGAAGTCTGAGATCGGTTATTGACCTTAATAAGCTCGGTGAACGAACGCTGTGGATCGATTGCGATGTGATTCAGGCCGACGGCGGAACTCGGACAGCGGCGATTACCGGATCATTTCTGGCCCTTCACGATGCCTTATCGGATCTGGTTGAAAAAGGAAAAATCAAAGAAATGCCGATTACCAACTTTGTCGCCGCCACCAGTGTGGGAATTTATCAGGGTGAAGCCATTGTTGATTTGTGCTATGAAGAAGATTCAAACGCAGAAGTTGATATGAATATGGTGATGACTGAAACTGGCGAAATCATCGAGATTCAGGGAACCGGAGAAGAACGCCCCTTTAATAAGGAAGAACTTCAAAAAATGTTAACCTTGGGAGAAGAAAGTATCAAAAAAATTATCGCCTTCCAAAAAGATACATTATTGGGGTAA
- a CDS encoding alpha/beta hydrolase, which produces MKERKTVKRIIKIIGIVLVVFIIGILTYLGDYYHADQTAYEALNSNDQVNVSEKGNLTIFTPTIGQAATGIIFYPGGKVEDIAYAPLMQALAKKGLTAVIVKMPFNLAVLNPNGADAVMEALPEINHWIIGGHSLGGAMASDYVAGHEDKVAGLVLMGAYPNQDLALSNHPVISLYGSNDQVLNRQAFEAAKVKMPLATTLYEISGGNHSGFGNYGQQAGDGIASISSAEQQDIAVGKILEIWKGN; this is translated from the coding sequence ATGAAAGAACGTAAAACCGTAAAAAGAATCATAAAAATAATCGGAATTGTTTTAGTAGTCTTTATTATTGGAATATTGACCTATCTTGGGGATTATTACCATGCAGATCAAACGGCTTATGAGGCGCTGAACTCAAACGATCAGGTCAATGTATCCGAAAAGGGCAACCTGACTATTTTCACACCGACGATCGGTCAGGCTGCCACCGGAATAATTTTTTATCCCGGTGGCAAGGTTGAAGACATTGCCTATGCACCACTGATGCAAGCGCTGGCAAAAAAAGGCTTGACGGCAGTTATTGTAAAAATGCCATTTAACCTGGCTGTCTTGAATCCTAATGGTGCAGATGCAGTCATGGAGGCTTTACCGGAGATCAATCACTGGATTATTGGCGGCCACTCATTGGGAGGAGCCATGGCATCAGATTATGTTGCAGGACATGAAGACAAGGTGGCAGGCTTGGTTTTGATGGGTGCCTATCCTAACCAGGATTTGGCTTTGAGCAATCACCCGGTTATAAGTTTATATGGCAGTAATGATCAGGTGTTAAATCGGCAGGCGTTTGAAGCGGCCAAAGTAAAGATGCCTTTGGCGACAACGCTTTACGAAATAAGCGGCGGGAATCACAGTGGCTTTGGCAATTATGGACAGCAGGCCGGGGATGGGATAGCGTCCATTTCATCAGCAGAACAACAAGATATTGCCGTTGGAAAAATTCTGGAAATATGGAAAGGAAATTGA
- the gatA gene encoding Asp-tRNA(Asn)/Glu-tRNA(Gln) amidotransferase subunit GatA produces MELSQKTIHEINDLLDKKEVTITEVTQSVVNRINAVEKATDAYLSLQTEAALEVAKTLDGELSGRAKRTQLEGIPYGLKDNMCTKGILTTCASKMLYNFNPPYNAEVYDRLIEDGGILLGKTNMDEFAMGSSTENSAYKKTRNPWDLNKVPGGSSGGSAVAVAADTAFYTLGSDTGGSIRQPASFCGVVGMKPTYGLVSRYGLVAFASSLDQIGPFTKDVEDCALVLNTIVGHDAKDSTSLNLEKIDYTQNLKQRVKGLKIGVAKEFFGEGLQPEVRKSLEDAIAIYKTLGASIVDVSFQHLDYALSAYYMISSAEASSNLARYDGIRYGFRAEEYNDLVDLYKKTRSQGFGDEVKRRIMLGTYALSSGYYDAYYKKAMQVRTIIKADFDQVFGGCDVLLTPTAPTTAFGIGEKTSNPLEMYLTDIYTVPVNIAGIPGVSIPCGLDKSGMPIGMQLLGPILSEETLLKVAWAFEHESGLTNLKAPLGTEV; encoded by the coding sequence ATGGAATTAAGTCAAAAAACGATACATGAAATAAATGACCTTCTGGATAAAAAAGAAGTGACCATAACGGAGGTAACCCAATCAGTGGTTAACCGTATTAATGCAGTCGAAAAAGCGACCGATGCCTATCTCAGTCTGCAAACCGAAGCGGCTTTGGAAGTGGCTAAGACGCTTGATGGCGAACTGTCCGGACGGGCAAAAAGAACCCAGCTTGAAGGGATTCCCTACGGACTTAAAGACAATATGTGTACCAAGGGGATTTTGACCACCTGTGCGTCAAAAATGCTCTATAACTTCAATCCGCCTTATAATGCCGAGGTTTATGACCGGCTGATTGAAGATGGCGGCATTTTATTGGGAAAAACCAATATGGATGAGTTTGCGATGGGGTCTTCCACCGAAAACTCAGCCTATAAAAAAACCCGCAATCCCTGGGATTTAAACAAGGTACCTGGAGGCTCCAGTGGTGGCTCTGCGGTTGCTGTGGCAGCCGATACAGCTTTTTATACACTGGGATCAGATACCGGTGGATCGATCCGTCAGCCGGCATCCTTTTGCGGGGTGGTGGGAATGAAACCAACCTATGGTTTAGTATCCCGCTACGGTTTGGTGGCCTTTGCATCATCACTTGATCAAATTGGTCCGTTCACCAAGGATGTTGAAGACTGCGCGCTGGTATTAAATACCATTGTCGGCCATGATGCCAAGGATTCCACCTCCCTTAATCTGGAAAAGATCGATTATACCCAAAACCTCAAACAAAGAGTTAAGGGCTTGAAAATTGGCGTTGCCAAAGAATTTTTCGGTGAAGGTCTCCAACCGGAAGTCCGAAAAAGTCTGGAAGATGCCATTGCCATCTATAAAACTCTGGGGGCTTCCATTGTCGACGTATCGTTCCAGCACCTGGACTATGCCTTATCAGCCTATTATATGATTTCGTCGGCTGAAGCCAGCTCCAACCTGGCTCGCTACGACGGGATTCGTTATGGTTTCAGAGCCGAAGAATACAACGACCTGGTTGATCTTTACAAGAAAACCAGAAGCCAGGGATTTGGCGATGAAGTAAAACGACGGATCATGCTGGGAACCTATGCCCTCAGTTCGGGATATTATGACGCTTACTATAAAAAAGCGATGCAGGTACGAACCATCATCAAAGCCGATTTTGATCAGGTATTTGGCGGTTGCGATGTGCTGCTGACCCCAACTGCTCCGACCACAGCCTTTGGTATTGGCGAAAAAACCAGCAATCCGCTGGAGATGTATCTAACTGATATTTATACGGTGCCGGTTAATATTGCGGGAATTCCCGGGGTTTCAATTCCCTGCGGATTGGATAAAAGCGGGATGCCCATCGGGATGCAGCTGCTGGGACCGATCTTAAGTGAAGAGACCCTGTTAAAAGTTGCCTGGGCGTTTGAGCATGAATCAGGTCTGACAAATTTAAAAGCACCATTGGGAACGGAGGTCTAA